The proteins below come from a single Tissierella sp. MB52-C2 genomic window:
- a CDS encoding HAD family hydrolase → MAEITYHKQDSTRKAIIFDMDGTLFQTNKVLEISLFETFNYLKSINEWENEIPIEKYREIMGAPLPTVWETLLPNHTEDIREFTDSFFLKVLVENIRNGKGDLYPNVEDIFNYLKDNNWSIFIASNGLKEYLKAIVRFYHLDNWILDFYSIEEIDSLNKSDLVEFILKKHNIKKGAVVGDRISDINAAKDSGLVSIGCNFDFARDEELAKADYIIDDLIELKSIVHKL, encoded by the coding sequence ATGGCAGAAATTACATATCATAAACAAGATTCAACCCGCAAAGCCATTATTTTTGATATGGATGGAACGCTTTTTCAAACAAACAAGGTTTTAGAAATATCATTATTTGAAACTTTTAATTACCTAAAATCAATTAATGAATGGGAGAACGAAATACCAATTGAAAAATATCGTGAAATAATGGGAGCACCACTACCAACAGTATGGGAAACTTTATTACCAAATCACACAGAAGATATAAGAGAATTTACAGACTCATTTTTCCTCAAAGTATTGGTTGAAAATATAAGAAATGGTAAAGGCGATTTATATCCCAATGTAGAAGATATTTTTAATTATTTAAAAGATAATAATTGGTCAATATTTATAGCTAGTAATGGATTAAAGGAATACTTAAAGGCTATTGTGAGGTTTTATCACCTAGATAATTGGATACTTGATTTCTATAGTATAGAAGAGATTGACTCACTAAATAAATCAGATTTAGTTGAGTTTATTCTGAAGAAGCATAATATCAAAAAAGGAGCAGTTGTGGGAGATCGTATCTCAGATATAAATGCAGCAAAGGACAGCGGATTAGTATCAATAGGATGTAACTTCGACTTTGCACGTGATGAAGAGTTAGCAAAAGCAGACTATATTATTGATGATTTAATTGAATTAAAATCAATTGTACATAAACTATAA